One genomic window of Polyangium aurulentum includes the following:
- a CDS encoding response regulator → MLSDQRRSPSAEKPRPRTQRPRVLVIDDDIRFGTELSHILALAGFPVHFHRSPFGTLSAIQHTSAEIVLLDVNMPRLDGAVLARMIRDVHGPARVKVLLCSEMHPNMLSRMAQRCGAFGAVPKDDGPDGVLRALDALIAPPTA, encoded by the coding sequence ATGCTCTCCGATCAACGCCGCTCGCCCAGCGCCGAAAAGCCCCGGCCCCGCACCCAGAGGCCCCGCGTCCTCGTCATCGACGACGACATCCGGTTCGGTACGGAGCTTTCGCACATCCTCGCCCTGGCGGGATTCCCGGTGCACTTCCATCGCAGCCCATTCGGGACCCTGAGCGCCATCCAGCATACGAGCGCCGAAATCGTGCTGCTCGACGTGAACATGCCCCGGCTCGACGGCGCTGTGCTCGCTCGCATGATTCGCGACGTCCACGGCCCGGCGCGGGTGAAAGTGCTCCTTTGCAGCGAGATGCACCCGAACATGCTCTCGCGCATGGCGCAGCGGTGCGGCGCGTTCGGGGCGGTCCCCAAAGACGACGGCCCCGATGGCGTGCTCCGCGCGCTCGACGCCTTGATCGCGCCCCCCACCGCGTAA
- a CDS encoding response regulator — MRRILIIDDDANFGANAVRMLEGAGFTARFHRGPFGSLQAIRETVCDLVLLDVNMPKLDGPLLVRMIRDAFGLGRIKVLLCSNMEPAPLERLAKAMGVHGAVTKSVPQAEMIDQVRAVLPQSPN; from the coding sequence ATGCGACGGATCCTCATTATCGACGACGACGCGAACTTCGGCGCCAATGCCGTGCGGATGCTCGAGGGCGCCGGGTTCACCGCACGCTTTCACCGCGGCCCCTTCGGCAGCCTGCAAGCGATCCGGGAGACGGTCTGCGACCTCGTCCTGCTCGACGTGAACATGCCCAAGCTCGACGGCCCGCTTCTCGTGCGGATGATCCGTGACGCGTTCGGGCTTGGCCGCATAAAAGTCCTTCTTTGCAGCAACATGGAGCCCGCCCCGCTCGAGCGGCTCGCCAAGGCCATGGGCGTGCACGGCGCCGTGACGAAAAGTGTGCCCCAGGCGGAAATGATCGATCAGGTCCGCGCGGTCTTGCCGCAGAGCCCGAACTGA